A single genomic interval of Lathyrus oleraceus cultivar Zhongwan6 chromosome 7, CAAS_Psat_ZW6_1.0, whole genome shotgun sequence harbors:
- the LOC127100474 gene encoding uncharacterized protein LOC127100474 isoform X2, whose product MKPPVPLPAAVIAIALATTTLSLFFVPSSSWQILTNHNFTSQIQHHPHILLLLTLPWSGESRSLMNDISLVISNKPQEFPDLKLMFMHVNKEKMIMDSIGVNVDGMITVVYFHYSVAYKYTGRLSAKSILSSFHRYVSVAPQEVPFKVLDSPRDFASFVDSADATMVLVDFCGWTQKLIARSKKFNGTQNGTIGLHLGMGFSGENDRVPFSRGKTNQKVAEEAMCKVEHNINNKGFCEVPWLGDFISVNDGHLGGFKDPNTHNLHSCSYEEFKRFHSFYEKFMNAVKEFFLPPDRRRFGLVSDRAMLSSLGVGDSGSWFAVHYLAGCSSCSHILKEEDDLNYVLQRNNYFVKELEGNGHDQEATIPANKPSVLLFIDRSSYSSETRGKSLEALKALRVLAQHYPVNQMDRNNDNHKKVLIQNYRGTKSTSDLLRSNLLMKAQKIKLNKKISSITIINEGKQVSVDNVASDLQVSSLNELLGYIVQQKKDGKLSSLAKGLGFQLLSEDIDISSANTQQQLHSEVQSNQISAETSQEDHTGTVITDGYPYKSAIEVVENPKLVVLSSQHDEVKKSSIVTGEEIKAVHSEESIEDHKLPSAKIIQSEINSPRDGSFDGNKYAEEEDDFLGFNGSFLYSDGNYQLLERLTGAYRVPSMVIVDPFWQQHYVYPEEKSFNLASLHGFLSEFLSGTLLPYQLSEDVLQGQREARHPPFVNLDFHEVDSIPRITAHTFSELVIGFNLSNKENTSNAWNKDVLVLFSNSWCAFCQRMDLIVREVYRTIKGYVDTLKRESQNVTDHDNFDYVLMKIPTIYLLDCTLNDCHLILKSVNQKEVYPALVLFPAEKKEPLLYGGDVAVIDVMKFLAEHGSNFHDLIRDKVLWLSERVVKNQNLHGTLQTDVHEESLHMRPKYRGVPGPDRVLNQAVEPNMINLPVSNERVEILPHVVVGSVLIATEKLLGVQPFDGSKILIVAANQITGFQGLIINKHLNWSFLPKLEEDFKTLKEAPLSFGGPVVKTGMPLLSLTRIVSGNNLPEILPGVYFLDHIVTISKIEELKSANQPVDSYWFFFGYSNWEWNQLYHEIAEGAWNLSEDGVRHLQWP is encoded by the exons ATGAAGCCTCCCGTCCCTTTACCGGCGGCGGTGATAGCAATAGCTCTAGCAACAACAACACTATCTCTCTTCTTCGTCCCCTCTTCATCATGGCAGATCCTCACAAACCACAACTTCACTTCTCAGATCCAACACCATCCACACATCCTCCTCCTCCTCACTCTCCCCT GGTCTGGTGAATCTCGTTCCCTAATGAACGATATCTCGCTTGTAATCTCCAACAAGCCGCAAGAATTTCCCGATCTTAAACTAATGTTTATGCATGTCAATAAAGAGAAAATGATAATGGATTCAATTGGTGTTAATGTGGATGGAATGATAACTGTGGTTTATTTTCATTATTCGGTGGCTTATAAGTACACAGGAAGACTTTCCGCCAAGAGTATTTTGTCTTCGTTTCATCGTTATGTTTCCGTTGCGCCTCAGGAGGTTCCTTTCAAAGTGCTTGATAGTCCGAGGGATTTTGCTTCATTTGTCGATTCGGCCGATGCGACTATGGTTCTTGTTGATTTTTGTGGATGGACGCAGAAGTTGATAGCTAGGAGTAAGAAATTCAATGGAACACAAAATGGTACTATTG GGCTTCACCTTGGAATGGGTTTTAGTGGAGAAAATGACAGAGTACCGTTTTCAAGGGGGAAGACTAACCAGAAGGTTGCTG AGGAGGCCATGTGCAAGGTTGAACACAACATCAACAATAAAGGGTTTTGTGAAGTTCCTTGGCTTGGGGATTTCATCTCAGTAAATGATGGCCATTTGGGGGGCTTCAAGGATCCGAATACTCATAATCTTCACTCTTGTTCATATGAAGAATTTAAGCGTTTCCATTCTTTCTATGAGAAGTTCATGAATGCTGTGAAAGAATTCTTTCTGCCTCCTGATCGACGTAGATTTGGTCTGGTTTCAGATAGGGCGATGCTTTCATCCTTAGGTGTTGGTGATTCCGGTTCATGGTTTGCAGTTCACTACCTAGCTGGATGTTCAAGTTGTTCACATATTCTTAAAGAAGAGGATGACTTGAACTATGTTTTGCAGAGGAATAATTATTTTGTCAAAGAG TTGGAAGGTAATGGACACGATCAAGAAGCCACCATACCAGCAAATAAGCCATCAGTACTTCTATTTATTGATAGATCATCATACTCCTCAGAAACTAGGGGAAAAAGTTTGGAAGCTCTTAAAGCTCTCAGAGTGTTGGCACAACACTATCCTGTGAATCAAATGGATAGGAATAATGATAATCACAAGAAAGTTTTAATCCAAAATTATCGTGGCACAAAGAGCACATCCGATCTTCTTAGGTCAAATTTATTGATGAAAGCTCAGAAGATTAAACTAAACAAGAAGATATCTTCCATTACAATTATTAATGAGGGTAAGCAAGTTAGTGTGGATAATGTAGCTTCTGATCTACAAGTGAGTTCTTTGAACGAGTTATTGGGTTACATTGTCCAGCAAAAGAAAGATGGAAAACTAAGCTCTCTAGCCAAGGGTTTAGGTTTCCAACTTTTATCTGAGGATATTGACATCAGTTCAGCCAATACACAACAACAATTGCATTCCGAAGTTCAATCAAACCAAATTTCAGCAGAAACTTCTCAAGAAGATCATACAGGTACTGTAATTACAGATGGCTATCCATATAAATCTGCTATAGAGGTTGTGGAAAATCCTAAATTGGTCGTGCTATCTTCTCAGCATGATGAAGTCAAGAAATCTTCTATTGTCACTGGTGAAGAGATAAAAGCTGTGCACTCTGAAGAATCTATTGAAGATCACAAACTTCCTAGTGCCAAAATTATTCAATCGGAAATAAATAGCCCCAGGGATGGTTCTTTTGATGGAAACAAGTATGCAGAAGAAGAGGATGATTTTCTTGGTTTTAATGGTTCCTTTTTGTATTCTGATGGTAATTATCAGTTGCTTGAAAGGCTCACTGGTGCTTATAGAGTTCCATCTATGGTCATAGTTGACCCCTTTTGGCAGCAACATTATGTTTACCCTGAAGAGAAAAGTTTCAACTTAGCTTCACTGCATGGTTTTCTTTCAGAGTTTCTTAGTGGAACTCTGCTTCCGTATCAGCTGTCAGAAGATGTTCTTCAAGGCCAAAGGGAGGCCAGGCATCCTCCATTTGTTAATTTGGATTTTCATGAAGTGGATTCTATACCTCGAATCACAGCTCATACTTTCTCTGAACTTGTTATTGGTTTCAATCTTTCTAACAAAGAGAACACTTCAAATGCATGGAACAAAGATGTTTTGGTCTTGTTTAGCAATAGTTGGTGTGCATTCTGCCAGAGAATGGATTTGATTGTTCGTGAAGTATATCGGACCATTAAGGGCTATGTCGATACGTTAAAAAGGGAATCTCAGAACGTTACTGATCACG ACAATTTTGATTATGTTTTAATGAAGATTCCGACAATCTACCTATTGGATTGTACATTGAATGACTGCCATCTGATACTGAAGTCTGTCAATCAG AAGGAGGTTTATCCTGCACTGGTTCTATTTCCAGCAGAGAAAAAGGAACCTCTTCTTTATGGAGGAGATGTGGCTGTAATTGATGTTATGAAGTTTTTAGCAGAGCATGGAAGTAACTTTCATGATCTTATCAGAGATAAAG TTCTGTGGCTGTCTGAAAGAGTTGTCAAGAATCAAAACTTACATGGCACTTTGCAAACTGATGTTCATGAGGAGTCACTTCACATGCGGCCAAAATACCGTGGAGTCCCAGGTCCTGATAGAGTACTGAATCAGGCGGTAGAACCCAACATGATAAATTTACCAGTATCAAATGAACGGGTTGAAATATTGCCTCACGTGGTGGTCGGTTCTGTGCTAATTGCCACAGAAAAGCTTTTAGGGGTTCAGCCATTTGATGGATCCAAGATTCTCATTGTGGCAGCCAATCAAATAACTGGATTTCAAGGTCTTATCATTAACAAGCATCTAAACTGGAGTTTTCTGCCTAAATTGGAAGAAGACTTTAAAACATTGAAAGAGGCTCCTTTGTCCTTTGGGGGTCCAGTTGTGAAAACCGGAATGCCGCTATTATCCTTAACTAGAATAGTTTCCGGAAACAATTTACCCGAAATCCTACCTGGAGTTTACTTCCTTGATCATATAGTGACAATTAGTAAAATCGAGGAACTGAAATCAGCAAATCAACCAGTTGATAGTTACTGGTTTTTCTTCGGGTACTCAAATTGGGAATGGAATCAGTTGTATCATGAGATAGCAGAAGGAGCTTGGAACTTGAGTGAGGATGGAGTGAGACATTTACAATGGCCTTGA
- the LOC127100474 gene encoding uncharacterized protein LOC127100474 isoform X1: protein MKPPVPLPAAVIAIALATTTLSLFFVPSSSWQILTNHNFTSQIQHHPHILLLLTLPWSGESRSLMNDISLVISNKPQEFPDLKLMFMHVNKEKMIMDSIGVNVDGMITVVYFHYSVAYKYTGRLSAKSILSSFHRYVSVAPQEVPFKVLDSPRDFASFVDSADATMVLVDFCGWTQKLIARSKKFNGTQNGTIGLHLGMGFSGENDRVPFSRGKTNQKVAEEAMCKVEHNINNKGFCEVPWLGDFISVNDGHLGGFKDPNTHNLHSCSYEEFKRFHSFYEKFMNAVKEFFLPPDRRRFGLVSDRAMLSSLGVGDSGSWFAVHYLAGCSSCSHILKEEDDLNYVLQRNNYFVKELEGNGHDQEATIPANKPSVLLFIDRSSYSSETRGKSLEALKALRVLAQHYPVNQMDRNNDNHKKVLIQNYRGTKSTSDLLRSNLLMKAQKIKLNKKISSITIINEGKQVSVDNVASDLQVSSLNELLGYIVQQKKDGKLSSLAKGLGFQLLSEDIDISSANTQQQLHSEVQSNQISAETSQEDHTGTVITDGYPYKSAIEVVENPKLVVLSSQHDEVKKSSIVTGEEIKAVHSEESIEDHKLPSAKIIQSEINSPRDGSFDGNKYAEEEDDFLGFNGSFLYSDGNYQLLERLTGAYRVPSMVIVDPFWQQHYVYPEEKSFNLASLHGFLSEFLSGTLLPYQLSEDVLQGQREARHPPFVNLDFHEVDSIPRITAHTFSELVIGFNLSNKENTSNAWNKDVLVLFSNSWCAFCQRMDLIVREVYRTIKGYVDTLKRESQNVTDHDNFDYVLMKIPTIYLLDCTLNDCHLILKSVNQKEVYPALVLFPAEKKEPLLYGGDVAVIDVMKFLAEHGSNFHDLIRDKAVLWLSERVVKNQNLHGTLQTDVHEESLHMRPKYRGVPGPDRVLNQAVEPNMINLPVSNERVEILPHVVVGSVLIATEKLLGVQPFDGSKILIVAANQITGFQGLIINKHLNWSFLPKLEEDFKTLKEAPLSFGGPVVKTGMPLLSLTRIVSGNNLPEILPGVYFLDHIVTISKIEELKSANQPVDSYWFFFGYSNWEWNQLYHEIAEGAWNLSEDGVRHLQWP from the exons ATGAAGCCTCCCGTCCCTTTACCGGCGGCGGTGATAGCAATAGCTCTAGCAACAACAACACTATCTCTCTTCTTCGTCCCCTCTTCATCATGGCAGATCCTCACAAACCACAACTTCACTTCTCAGATCCAACACCATCCACACATCCTCCTCCTCCTCACTCTCCCCT GGTCTGGTGAATCTCGTTCCCTAATGAACGATATCTCGCTTGTAATCTCCAACAAGCCGCAAGAATTTCCCGATCTTAAACTAATGTTTATGCATGTCAATAAAGAGAAAATGATAATGGATTCAATTGGTGTTAATGTGGATGGAATGATAACTGTGGTTTATTTTCATTATTCGGTGGCTTATAAGTACACAGGAAGACTTTCCGCCAAGAGTATTTTGTCTTCGTTTCATCGTTATGTTTCCGTTGCGCCTCAGGAGGTTCCTTTCAAAGTGCTTGATAGTCCGAGGGATTTTGCTTCATTTGTCGATTCGGCCGATGCGACTATGGTTCTTGTTGATTTTTGTGGATGGACGCAGAAGTTGATAGCTAGGAGTAAGAAATTCAATGGAACACAAAATGGTACTATTG GGCTTCACCTTGGAATGGGTTTTAGTGGAGAAAATGACAGAGTACCGTTTTCAAGGGGGAAGACTAACCAGAAGGTTGCTG AGGAGGCCATGTGCAAGGTTGAACACAACATCAACAATAAAGGGTTTTGTGAAGTTCCTTGGCTTGGGGATTTCATCTCAGTAAATGATGGCCATTTGGGGGGCTTCAAGGATCCGAATACTCATAATCTTCACTCTTGTTCATATGAAGAATTTAAGCGTTTCCATTCTTTCTATGAGAAGTTCATGAATGCTGTGAAAGAATTCTTTCTGCCTCCTGATCGACGTAGATTTGGTCTGGTTTCAGATAGGGCGATGCTTTCATCCTTAGGTGTTGGTGATTCCGGTTCATGGTTTGCAGTTCACTACCTAGCTGGATGTTCAAGTTGTTCACATATTCTTAAAGAAGAGGATGACTTGAACTATGTTTTGCAGAGGAATAATTATTTTGTCAAAGAG TTGGAAGGTAATGGACACGATCAAGAAGCCACCATACCAGCAAATAAGCCATCAGTACTTCTATTTATTGATAGATCATCATACTCCTCAGAAACTAGGGGAAAAAGTTTGGAAGCTCTTAAAGCTCTCAGAGTGTTGGCACAACACTATCCTGTGAATCAAATGGATAGGAATAATGATAATCACAAGAAAGTTTTAATCCAAAATTATCGTGGCACAAAGAGCACATCCGATCTTCTTAGGTCAAATTTATTGATGAAAGCTCAGAAGATTAAACTAAACAAGAAGATATCTTCCATTACAATTATTAATGAGGGTAAGCAAGTTAGTGTGGATAATGTAGCTTCTGATCTACAAGTGAGTTCTTTGAACGAGTTATTGGGTTACATTGTCCAGCAAAAGAAAGATGGAAAACTAAGCTCTCTAGCCAAGGGTTTAGGTTTCCAACTTTTATCTGAGGATATTGACATCAGTTCAGCCAATACACAACAACAATTGCATTCCGAAGTTCAATCAAACCAAATTTCAGCAGAAACTTCTCAAGAAGATCATACAGGTACTGTAATTACAGATGGCTATCCATATAAATCTGCTATAGAGGTTGTGGAAAATCCTAAATTGGTCGTGCTATCTTCTCAGCATGATGAAGTCAAGAAATCTTCTATTGTCACTGGTGAAGAGATAAAAGCTGTGCACTCTGAAGAATCTATTGAAGATCACAAACTTCCTAGTGCCAAAATTATTCAATCGGAAATAAATAGCCCCAGGGATGGTTCTTTTGATGGAAACAAGTATGCAGAAGAAGAGGATGATTTTCTTGGTTTTAATGGTTCCTTTTTGTATTCTGATGGTAATTATCAGTTGCTTGAAAGGCTCACTGGTGCTTATAGAGTTCCATCTATGGTCATAGTTGACCCCTTTTGGCAGCAACATTATGTTTACCCTGAAGAGAAAAGTTTCAACTTAGCTTCACTGCATGGTTTTCTTTCAGAGTTTCTTAGTGGAACTCTGCTTCCGTATCAGCTGTCAGAAGATGTTCTTCAAGGCCAAAGGGAGGCCAGGCATCCTCCATTTGTTAATTTGGATTTTCATGAAGTGGATTCTATACCTCGAATCACAGCTCATACTTTCTCTGAACTTGTTATTGGTTTCAATCTTTCTAACAAAGAGAACACTTCAAATGCATGGAACAAAGATGTTTTGGTCTTGTTTAGCAATAGTTGGTGTGCATTCTGCCAGAGAATGGATTTGATTGTTCGTGAAGTATATCGGACCATTAAGGGCTATGTCGATACGTTAAAAAGGGAATCTCAGAACGTTACTGATCACG ACAATTTTGATTATGTTTTAATGAAGATTCCGACAATCTACCTATTGGATTGTACATTGAATGACTGCCATCTGATACTGAAGTCTGTCAATCAG AAGGAGGTTTATCCTGCACTGGTTCTATTTCCAGCAGAGAAAAAGGAACCTCTTCTTTATGGAGGAGATGTGGCTGTAATTGATGTTATGAAGTTTTTAGCAGAGCATGGAAGTAACTTTCATGATCTTATCAGAGATAAAG CAGTTCTGTGGCTGTCTGAAAGAGTTGTCAAGAATCAAAACTTACATGGCACTTTGCAAACTGATGTTCATGAGGAGTCACTTCACATGCGGCCAAAATACCGTGGAGTCCCAGGTCCTGATAGAGTACTGAATCAGGCGGTAGAACCCAACATGATAAATTTACCAGTATCAAATGAACGGGTTGAAATATTGCCTCACGTGGTGGTCGGTTCTGTGCTAATTGCCACAGAAAAGCTTTTAGGGGTTCAGCCATTTGATGGATCCAAGATTCTCATTGTGGCAGCCAATCAAATAACTGGATTTCAAGGTCTTATCATTAACAAGCATCTAAACTGGAGTTTTCTGCCTAAATTGGAAGAAGACTTTAAAACATTGAAAGAGGCTCCTTTGTCCTTTGGGGGTCCAGTTGTGAAAACCGGAATGCCGCTATTATCCTTAACTAGAATAGTTTCCGGAAACAATTTACCCGAAATCCTACCTGGAGTTTACTTCCTTGATCATATAGTGACAATTAGTAAAATCGAGGAACTGAAATCAGCAAATCAACCAGTTGATAGTTACTGGTTTTTCTTCGGGTACTCAAATTGGGAATGGAATCAGTTGTATCATGAGATAGCAGAAGGAGCTTGGAACTTGAGTGAGGATGGAGTGAGACATTTACAATGGCCTTGA